A DNA window from Microcystis aeruginosa NIES-843 contains the following coding sequences:
- a CDS encoding IS630 family transposase — MINLEFTEEEKNSLYYERFHHPHPRVQLKMEVLWLKSQKIPHKKICQLAGISPNTLLTYLRDYEEGGIEKLKEINFYRPKSELESQKETLKKYFEKNPPATINEAVYRREELTGIKRSPTQVRKFLKSMGMKCIKVGSLPSKADRDEQEDYKEKKLEPRLNEAKEGKMAVFFVDAAHFVMGAFLGFVWCFERLFVKSPSGRKRFNVLGALNAITHEVILVTNDTYITATQVCELRSKIAALGLMIPITLVLDNARYQKCKIVEKLALSLSIELLYLPSYSPNLNLIERLWKFVKKKCLYGKYYENFSDFSSAIYECLNDAHLKHKKELDSLLTLRFQKFNKSQIMNV; from the coding sequence ATGATTAACCTAGAATTCACGGAAGAAGAAAAGAACTCACTGTATTATGAAAGATTTCATCATCCCCATCCCCGGGTTCAACTGAAGATGGAAGTTCTCTGGTTAAAGAGCCAAAAGATACCGCACAAAAAAATTTGTCAGTTAGCAGGAATCTCGCCAAATACCTTATTAACCTATCTTCGAGATTATGAAGAAGGCGGAATAGAAAAATTAAAAGAAATCAACTTCTATCGCCCTAAAAGTGAATTAGAGTCTCAAAAAGAAACGCTCAAAAAATACTTCGAGAAAAATCCACCAGCCACAATAAATGAAGCTGTATACAGAAGAGAAGAATTGACGGGAATAAAACGAAGTCCTACTCAAGTGAGGAAATTCTTAAAATCAATGGGAATGAAATGTATAAAAGTAGGTTCTCTTCCTTCTAAAGCTGACCGGGATGAACAAGAAGACTACAAAGAAAAAAAGCTAGAACCCAGACTAAATGAGGCTAAAGAAGGAAAAATGGCTGTTTTTTTTGTTGATGCCGCTCACTTTGTTATGGGAGCTTTTCTCGGTTTTGTTTGGTGTTTTGAGAGACTTTTTGTTAAGTCACCGAGCGGGCGTAAACGCTTCAATGTTTTAGGAGCATTAAATGCAATAACTCATGAAGTTATTCTGGTTACGAATGACACTTATATTACAGCAACTCAAGTCTGTGAACTCCGGTCAAAAATAGCTGCTTTAGGACTAATGATTCCCATCACTCTCGTATTAGATAATGCCCGCTATCAGAAATGTAAAATTGTTGAAAAATTGGCTCTTTCTTTGTCAATAGAGCTACTCTATCTACCGTCTTATTCGCCTAATCTAAATTTAATTGAAAGGCTGTGGAAATTTGTCAAAAAGAAATGTTTATATGGTAAATATTATGAAAACTTTTCTGACTTTTCTTCAGCCATTTATGAATGTTTGAATGATGCCCATCTGAAACATAAAAAAGAACTGGATTCCTTGCTGACTCTACGATTTCAGAAGTTTAATAAATCTCAGATTATGAACGTCTAA
- the rsmD gene encoding 16S rRNA (guanine(966)-N(2))-methyltransferase RsmD produces the protein MRIYGNRPIKTLAGQLTRPTTARVREALFNIWQQKLSGCRWLDLCAGNGSMGAEALCRGASLVIGIEQSGRAGEIIKENWRNLATSPQQFQVIRGDVLTKLATLAGKSFDLIYFDPPYESGLYLPVLTAISQSNLLDSLGEIAVEHNPKSWQAINLEGLTICRQKRYGNTTLTFYQKADVC, from the coding sequence ATGAGAATTTACGGCAATCGTCCCATAAAAACCCTAGCAGGACAATTAACCCGTCCGACGACAGCAAGGGTGCGAGAAGCTTTATTTAATATCTGGCAACAGAAATTATCTGGCTGTCGTTGGTTGGATCTTTGTGCGGGTAATGGTTCCATGGGTGCGGAAGCTTTATGTCGAGGTGCGAGTCTAGTAATCGGAATTGAACAATCAGGACGCGCTGGCGAAATTATCAAGGAAAATTGGCGCAATTTAGCAACTTCTCCCCAGCAATTCCAAGTAATTCGGGGGGATGTACTGACAAAGTTAGCCACTTTAGCGGGGAAAAGTTTTGATTTAATTTATTTTGACCCTCCCTACGAAAGCGGTTTATATTTACCGGTACTAACTGCCATCTCTCAATCTAATTTGTTAGATTCTCTGGGGGAAATTGCCGTGGAACATAATCCCAAATCTTGGCAAGCAATTAATCTAGAAGGTTTAACCATTTGTCGTCAGAAACGCTACGGCAATACCACCTTAACTTTTTATCAAAAAGCAGATGTCTGCTGA
- the thrC gene encoding threonine synthase — protein MTLATNIETSKFIPTFTRLVSKEGGTSYPLKALNICEETFAPLEVDYDYDLIRRTVTRESIQAGPNSIWRYRSFLPVESENPIDVGTGMTPLVKSHRLARRLGLKNLYIKNDAVNMPTLSFKDRVVSVALTRAKELGFTTVSCASTGNLANSTAAIAAHAGLDCCVFIPSDLEAGKILGTLIYNPTVMAVKGNYDQVNRLCSEVGNTYGWGFVNINLRPYYSEGSKTLGFEVAEQLGWKLPDHIVAPLASGSLFTKIYKGFQEFVKVGLVADKAVRFSGAQAEGCSPIAQAFKEGRDFVAPVKPNTIAKSIAIGNPADGVYALDIARKTGGNIESVTDAEIIEGIKLLAETEGIFTETAGGTTIAVLKKLVEAGKIDPEETTVVYITGNGLKTQEAVQGYIGEPLLIEPKLESFERALERSRTLERLEWQQVLV, from the coding sequence ATGACCCTAGCGACAAACATCGAAACCTCAAAATTCATCCCCACCTTTACCCGCTTGGTTTCTAAGGAAGGAGGGACCTCCTACCCCCTGAAAGCGCTGAATATCTGCGAAGAAACCTTTGCCCCCCTGGAAGTGGACTACGATTACGACCTCATCCGTCGCACCGTTACCAGAGAAAGCATTCAAGCCGGTCCCAATTCCATCTGGCGCTATCGTTCCTTTTTGCCGGTGGAAAGTGAAAATCCTATCGATGTGGGTACGGGTATGACTCCCCTAGTTAAATCCCACCGTTTAGCCCGGCGCTTGGGTCTAAAAAATCTCTACATTAAAAATGATGCCGTCAATATGCCCACTCTCAGCTTCAAAGATAGAGTGGTATCCGTCGCCCTTACCCGGGCCAAAGAATTAGGTTTTACCACCGTTTCCTGTGCTAGTACGGGAAATCTCGCCAATTCCACCGCCGCTATTGCCGCTCACGCCGGTTTAGACTGTTGTGTTTTCATTCCCTCCGACTTAGAAGCGGGTAAAATTCTCGGCACCCTAATCTATAATCCCACGGTAATGGCGGTTAAAGGCAATTACGATCAGGTCAACCGTCTCTGTTCAGAAGTGGGCAACACCTACGGTTGGGGTTTTGTCAACATCAATCTGCGTCCCTACTATTCCGAAGGTTCCAAAACCTTAGGCTTTGAAGTGGCCGAACAATTAGGCTGGAAACTCCCCGATCATATTGTCGCACCTTTAGCCAGTGGTTCCCTCTTTACCAAGATTTATAAAGGCTTCCAAGAATTCGTCAAAGTCGGTTTGGTGGCAGATAAAGCAGTGCGTTTTAGTGGCGCTCAAGCGGAGGGTTGTTCCCCCATTGCCCAAGCTTTCAAGGAAGGACGGGATTTTGTCGCCCCAGTTAAACCCAATACTATCGCCAAATCGATCGCTATTGGTAATCCCGCCGATGGTGTTTATGCCCTTGATATTGCCCGTAAAACTGGCGGTAATATTGAATCCGTCACCGATGCCGAAATTATCGAAGGTATTAAACTTTTGGCAGAAACGGAAGGCATTTTCACGGAAACCGCGGGCGGTACGACTATCGCTGTCTTGAAAAAATTAGTAGAAGCGGGTAAAATCGACCCCGAAGAAACCACGGTCGTTTATATCACTGGTAATGGTCTAAAAACCCAAGAAGCGGTACAGGGTTATATCGGTGAACCCCTGTTAATCGAACCGAAATTAGAAAGCTTTGAACGGGCCCTGGAACGTTCCCGCACCCTCGAACGCCTCGAATGGCAACAGGTTCTCGTCTAG
- a CDS encoding caspase family protein — translation MARYALVIGINDYDNPNFLPPLSKPAKDAEAVAKFLENTGTFANVERLPNRWIAAEKRYEVVPGKVTGDEVLQALKQILVVIR, via the coding sequence ATGGCTCGCTACGCCCTCGTCATCGGCATTAACGATTACGATAACCCCAATTTCCTGCCACCTTTGAGCAAACCCGCCAAAGATGCGGAAGCTGTTGCTAAATTCTTGGAGAATACCGGGACATTTGCCAATGTAGAACGCCTACCCAATCGCTGGATTGCCGCAGAAAAACGCTACGAAGTCGTTCCAGGAAAGGTGACGGGGGATGAAGTCTTGCAAGCCTTAAAGCAAATCTTGGTGGTGATTCGGTAG
- the era gene encoding GTPase Era, with protein MNDFINSQAVNLDSAVIPVAPIGFKSGFIGIIGRPNVGKSTLMNQLVGQKIAITSPIAQTTRNRLRGIVTSERAQMIFVDTPGIHKPHHELGKVLVKNAENAINSVDLVLFVVDSSNFLGSGDRYIADLLTKNQTPTILGLNKADQQPEDREPLDDSYRTLAAENNWPLLKFSALEGTGIEELQNLLIDSLEVGPYYYPPDLVTDQPERFIMGELIREQILLQTRQEIPHSVAVVIERVEETPALTKVFAAINVERASQKGIVIGKNGSMLKAIGTSARSAIQKLIAGEVYLKLFVKVEPKWRQSRSLLAEFGYRTEE; from the coding sequence ATGAACGATTTTATCAACTCTCAAGCCGTTAATCTCGATTCGGCAGTAATTCCCGTCGCACCGATCGGTTTTAAATCGGGTTTTATTGGCATTATTGGTCGTCCTAATGTGGGCAAATCTACCCTGATGAATCAATTAGTGGGACAAAAAATCGCCATTACTTCTCCCATCGCTCAAACTACCCGCAACCGTTTACGCGGCATTGTCACCAGCGAGCGCGCCCAGATGATTTTTGTCGATACCCCCGGCATTCACAAGCCTCATCACGAATTAGGCAAAGTTTTAGTTAAAAATGCTGAAAACGCCATAAATTCTGTAGATTTAGTTTTATTTGTTGTCGATAGTAGCAATTTTTTGGGTAGTGGCGATCGCTATATCGCCGATTTACTGACTAAAAACCAAACTCCCACGATTTTAGGGCTAAATAAAGCCGATCAGCAACCGGAAGACCGGGAGCCTCTAGACGATAGTTATCGTACCTTAGCGGCGGAAAATAACTGGCCTCTGCTCAAATTTTCGGCACTGGAGGGGACGGGAATCGAAGAATTGCAAAATCTGTTAATTGATTCCCTAGAAGTCGGTCCCTATTACTATCCCCCCGATTTAGTCACCGATCAACCGGAAAGGTTTATTATGGGCGAATTAATCCGTGAACAGATTTTACTGCAAACCCGTCAGGAAATTCCCCATTCTGTGGCGGTGGTGATTGAACGCGTCGAGGAAACTCCCGCTTTAACCAAGGTTTTTGCCGCCATTAACGTGGAACGAGCTTCCCAAAAAGGGATCGTCATCGGTAAAAATGGCAGTATGTTAAAAGCGATCGGGACTTCCGCTCGATCGGCTATTCAAAAGTTAATCGCCGGGGAGGTATATTTAAAATTATTTGTGAAGGTAGAACCGAAATGGCGACAATCTCGCTCACTTTTAGCAGAATTTGGCTATCGCACCGAGGAGTGA
- a CDS encoding uracil-DNA glycosylase family protein, with protein MTDIKTLIKQVHQEAKKEDFPIDTLIYQEAKKDPLEPVLYAGNLASQLCFFGRDLGRDEVYAGQPLIGAAGRMVREGFFQAWQGRKSHDRQELLSVCDRIFLTNTVPYKPPGNKAYSGEVKDRFRPFIEKLLVFYWQGDHIITLGTEAFKWFEPYGKPREVDKFYLDKERFTKKLLVTLTATDEDGLKQQKKVTLLPLPHPSPLNQRYYALFPDLLQKRLTEFAF; from the coding sequence ATGACCGATATTAAAACCCTAATTAAACAGGTACACCAAGAGGCAAAAAAAGAGGATTTTCCCATCGATACCCTAATTTACCAAGAGGCCAAAAAAGACCCCCTTGAACCAGTTTTGTATGCAGGTAATCTGGCTAGTCAGTTATGCTTTTTTGGCCGGGATTTAGGACGAGATGAAGTGTATGCAGGACAACCTTTGATCGGGGCTGCCGGTAGAATGGTGAGAGAGGGATTTTTTCAAGCTTGGCAGGGGAGAAAATCTCATGATCGTCAAGAGTTATTATCGGTGTGCGATCGAATTTTCTTAACTAATACAGTTCCCTACAAACCTCCTGGTAATAAAGCTTATTCTGGGGAAGTGAAAGATCGTTTTCGTCCATTTATAGAAAAACTGCTCGTTTTTTATTGGCAAGGTGATCATATCATTACCCTTGGCACGGAAGCTTTTAAATGGTTTGAACCCTACGGTAAACCCAGAGAAGTAGATAAATTCTATCTTGATAAAGAACGCTTTACCAAAAAACTGCTAGTTACCCTTACCGCTACCGATGAAGATGGATTAAAACAGCAAAAGAAAGTGACTTTATTGCCTCTCCCCCATCCCTCTCCTCTCAATCAAAGATACTATGCTCTTTTTCCTGATTTATTACAAAAAAGATTAACTGAATTTGCCTTTTAA
- a CDS encoding ISL3 family transposase: MWINFDQLLDLPNVTVVNYQKIAQTIFLKLALLNETIECPNCHQTLDRINQTEYNLVRDLSILGNPVYLEVPRRQFHCQKCQKYISERLSFMRLRQHHTIRYESMIYERVKNCSIEEISREEGLGWEEVELIFNHCAKELKKEEWEAPERISLDEFSNLKGHKDFITTVVDLDKKILLDVIKGHKQEELMEALKAQPEAIREKVKEVSVDMWSGFTAVIKELFPNAKIIYDRFHVMDIINDELNKLRKLMGVHEKGLPHLLWKNKEDLKDEQKQQLEVILKEHPCLGIADEMKEEIRQIYQGCRTFKGAERKLEKCIRIGGILYQSSASMIRKHLSGICNYFENQTTNGLIEGMNTKIKLIKRISYGFTNFEHLRLKLFACFNL; encoded by the coding sequence ATGTGGATAAATTTTGATCAACTCCTCGATTTACCAAATGTAACAGTGGTCAATTATCAAAAAATTGCTCAGACAATTTTCCTAAAGCTCGCTCTTTTAAATGAAACAATTGAATGTCCGAATTGCCATCAAACCTTGGACAGAATCAATCAGACAGAGTATAATCTAGTCAGAGATTTGTCAATATTAGGCAATCCGGTATATTTAGAAGTACCACGCCGCCAGTTTCATTGTCAAAAGTGCCAAAAGTATATCAGCGAAAGACTGAGTTTTATGAGATTAAGACAGCATCATACAATTCGCTATGAATCGATGATTTATGAGAGAGTAAAAAATTGTAGTATCGAAGAAATAAGTCGAGAAGAAGGGTTAGGATGGGAAGAAGTTGAGTTAATATTTAATCACTGTGCTAAAGAACTAAAAAAGGAAGAGTGGGAAGCACCAGAACGAATAAGCTTAGATGAATTTAGTAACTTAAAAGGACATAAAGATTTCATAACAACGGTCGTAGATCTGGACAAGAAAATTTTACTAGATGTGATTAAAGGACATAAGCAAGAAGAATTAATGGAAGCCTTAAAAGCACAACCAGAAGCAATTCGGGAGAAAGTGAAAGAAGTGAGCGTCGATATGTGGTCAGGATTTACAGCAGTGATCAAGGAATTATTTCCCAATGCTAAAATCATCTATGACCGTTTTCATGTAATGGATATCATCAATGACGAGCTTAATAAATTGAGAAAGTTAATGGGGGTGCATGAAAAAGGATTACCTCATTTATTATGGAAGAATAAAGAGGACTTAAAGGACGAGCAAAAACAACAACTAGAAGTTATCTTGAAAGAACATCCATGCTTGGGAATAGCCGACGAAATGAAAGAAGAAATTAGACAAATTTATCAAGGTTGTAGAACGTTCAAAGGTGCTGAGAGAAAATTGGAAAAATGTATAAGAATAGGCGGAATATTATATCAAAGTAGTGCCAGTATGATCCGGAAGCATTTGTCGGGTATCTGTAATTACTTTGAAAATCAGACAACCAACGGATTAATTGAGGGAATGAATACCAAAATAAAGCTTATTAAAAGAATAAGTTATGGATTTACCAATTTTGAACATCTTCGACTTAAGCTGTTTGCTTGCTTTAATTTATAA
- a CDS encoding FtsW/RodA/SpoVE family cell cycle protein: MWQYIIPIFDPDVKNWSAEARLLRWMTFLWLLVGLVVLFSASYALADSRFDNGLYYFIRQLIWLWIGLIGFNFLVRLPIEKLLKIAPWMILLVLGLILITLIPGLGTNINGATRWIKIGPILLQPSEFMKPFLVLQGAAVFGGWPRLNVNQRLTWIAIFGLILAGILLQPNLSTTALCGITLWLIALASGLPLSYMTSTALLGVTMAVVSVTFREYQRKRILSFLNPWQDPRGDGYQLVQSLLAIGSGGTTGSGYGLSQQKLFYLPFPDTDFIFAVFGEEFGFIGGILLLIMLFLYATLALIVAVKCRHRIKKLVAIGAMVILIGQSLLNIGVATGSLPTTGLPFPLFSYGGSSSLASLFLAALLIRVAREENDPDLVSTSKKSPQKTVSVFSHQ; this comes from the coding sequence GTGTGGCAATACATTATTCCTATTTTTGACCCCGATGTGAAAAACTGGTCAGCCGAAGCGCGATTATTGCGCTGGATGACTTTTTTGTGGCTGTTAGTCGGGTTAGTGGTGCTTTTTTCCGCTTCCTACGCTCTGGCTGACAGTCGCTTTGATAACGGACTATACTATTTTATCCGCCAATTAATCTGGCTTTGGATTGGCTTAATTGGCTTTAATTTCCTGGTGCGATTGCCGATCGAGAAACTCCTCAAAATCGCACCCTGGATGATTTTATTAGTTTTAGGATTAATTTTGATCACTCTTATCCCCGGTTTGGGAACTAATATCAACGGTGCCACCCGTTGGATTAAAATCGGGCCGATTCTCTTGCAACCGTCGGAATTTATGAAACCGTTTCTCGTCCTGCAAGGGGCGGCGGTTTTCGGTGGTTGGCCGCGTTTAAATGTCAATCAACGGTTAACTTGGATCGCTATTTTTGGGCTAATTCTAGCGGGCATCCTCTTACAACCTAACTTGAGTACCACTGCTCTGTGTGGTATAACTCTCTGGCTGATCGCTCTTGCCTCCGGTCTGCCTTTATCCTACATGACCAGCACCGCTTTACTGGGTGTAACTATGGCCGTGGTTAGTGTTACTTTCCGCGAATACCAGAGAAAACGGATTTTGTCTTTCTTAAACCCCTGGCAGGATCCCCGGGGTGATGGTTATCAATTAGTGCAGAGTTTACTGGCGATCGGTTCTGGCGGAACCACCGGCAGCGGTTACGGTTTATCCCAACAAAAATTATTTTATCTACCCTTCCCAGATACGGATTTTATTTTCGCTGTCTTTGGTGAGGAATTTGGTTTTATTGGCGGTATTTTACTGTTAATCATGCTATTTCTCTACGCTACTCTCGCCCTGATCGTGGCGGTTAAATGTCGTCATCGCATCAAAAAATTAGTGGCGATCGGGGCGATGGTAATTTTAATCGGTCAATCCCTGTTAAATATCGGTGTGGCCACTGGTTCTTTACCCACTACCGGCTTACCTTTCCCCCTCTTTAGTTATGGCGGCAGTTCCAGTTTAGCCAGTCTCTTTTTAGCCGCCCTCTTAATCCGCGTGGCTAGGGAAGAAAATGACCCCGATCTGGTTTCCACCAGTAAAAAAAGTCCTCAGAAAACTGTCTCGGTTTTCAGTCATCAGTGA
- a CDS encoding MoaD/ThiS family protein, producing MAVKVLIPTPLQKFTENKATIECSASSVGDLIESLEASFPGIKARLCDEEGAPRRFLNFYVNSEDIRFLDGTKTPLKDGDEVSIVPAVAGG from the coding sequence ATGGCTGTAAAAGTTCTCATTCCTACTCCCCTGCAAAAATTTACAGAAAATAAGGCTACCATCGAGTGTAGTGCTAGTAGTGTCGGTGATTTAATCGAATCCTTAGAAGCAAGTTTCCCCGGTATTAAAGCCCGCTTATGCGATGAAGAGGGCGCACCCCGGCGCTTTTTAAATTTCTACGTCAACAGTGAAGATATTCGCTTCCTCGATGGGACAAAAACCCCCTTAAAAGATGGCGATGAAGTCAGTATCGTTCCTGCGGTAGCTGGAGGTTAA
- the thrB gene encoding homoserine kinase: MTTFTVTVPATTANIGPGFDCLGAALTLYNQFTFTLLPATTANPVSISVKGTESAKVSQGADNLIYTSFLQVYQKIGQNPPPIAIEIGLGVPLARGLGSSATAIIGGLVAANQCAGNPLSMGEIAALAIALEGHPDNVVPALRGNCQLSAGDSTNWAICQVFWQKNLIPVLAIPDFELATEKARAVLPEKISRQEAIFNISRLGLLLRGLETGNGDWLRIALEDKLHQPYRQSLIPGYEKVKKAAINAGAYGMVISGAGPTLLALTNPDNAQKTATEMKNAWQQVGINSEVKILALDTLGAQVNC, encoded by the coding sequence ATGACAACTTTTACGGTTACAGTTCCCGCTACCACTGCTAATATTGGGCCCGGCTTCGATTGTCTCGGAGCGGCCTTAACCCTATATAATCAGTTTACTTTTACCCTGCTGCCAGCAACAACAGCTAACCCTGTCAGCATTAGTGTCAAGGGAACTGAATCAGCTAAAGTTAGCCAAGGTGCTGATAATTTAATCTACACTTCTTTTTTGCAAGTTTATCAAAAAATAGGACAGAATCCGCCCCCTATCGCCATCGAGATCGGTTTAGGGGTTCCTCTGGCTAGAGGTTTAGGTAGTTCTGCCACTGCTATTATCGGCGGGTTAGTGGCCGCTAATCAATGCGCCGGAAATCCTTTATCTATGGGGGAAATCGCAGCATTAGCGATCGCATTGGAGGGACATCCAGATAATGTGGTGCCGGCTTTGCGGGGCAACTGTCAGCTATCGGCAGGTGATAGCACAAATTGGGCTATTTGTCAAGTATTTTGGCAAAAAAATCTCATTCCCGTCCTAGCGATTCCCGATTTTGAACTGGCTACGGAAAAAGCTAGGGCTGTTTTACCCGAAAAAATTAGCCGTCAGGAGGCAATTTTCAATATTTCCCGCTTGGGTTTATTATTGCGGGGATTGGAGACGGGTAACGGCGATTGGCTGAGAATTGCCCTAGAGGATAAACTGCATCAACCCTATCGCCAATCTTTGATCCCGGGTTACGAAAAGGTCAAAAAAGCCGCCATTAACGCGGGTGCTTACGGGATGGTAATTAGTGGCGCAGGTCCCACCCTATTAGCTTTAACTAACCCCGACAATGCCCAAAAAACAGCAACAGAGATGAAAAATGCTTGGCAGCAAGTGGGGATTAACTCTGAGGTGAAAATTTTAGCTTTAGATACCCTAGGGGCGCAAGTAAACTGTTAA